Within Diabrotica virgifera virgifera chromosome 7, PGI_DIABVI_V3a, the genomic segment ATCTTGGCGGAGGTTCCCACCCTTTCACGGGGGTGGAAAacttttggttaaaataaccacagaaacggctagagaacctaattctaagcaaaacctcttataaactttttttttaaaactcaatactttttgagttattcgtggttgaaaatttgtcattttcattgaaacgtAACACCTTTTCTAGcggtttttgcgaataccttaaaaactatacatctaactaaaaatactatataaaacatttttgtagcttatgaaaaatccgagatttgtttcttcataaatcttctagttataatacaaaaagagatatggtaggtgaaaagaaattttttttggtgcatgctcaaatcggtgtattcaacttaaaataacagaaacGGTTGGTTTTAGgcgtataatgctaccaataccttttgtagtgcttgaaaagacctttaaaatgaacaatattcaatgtcgattatattcaaactaagcgagatatgctgcaaaaaaaatttatgactaatgaatgttaagaaaatatcagAAGTATATTTAatccctcatccaccagaatttaaatgcatcgttttccttctacaataccttttattatagtgttatttctatgttcaaaagttggacgggttttaAATgagtggtttttgaaaaaaaaaattagatcaaattaacgAGCGCatgtttaaattttcttaaaaatcttcctttttctccatgtaacttgaaaattataaaaaatacagtaatgaaaaacaaaaatagaatttttatctaaaaataccctacatttttgtacggtatctttttttcgcatctcgttatcattttcgagttacatggagaaaaaggaagatttttaagaaaatttaaaaatgcgctctataagttgatcttatttttttcaaaaaccattttaaACTTgtctaactttttgaacatagaaataacactataataaaaggtgctgtagaaggaaaacgatgcatttaaattctggtggatgaggggttaaatatacttctcattttttcttaaaattcattagtcatcaatttttttgcagcatatctcgcttagtttgaatgtactcgacatttaatattgttcattttaaaggtcttttcaagcactacaaaacgTATTGCTAGGATTatattatacacctaaaatcgaccgttgaatacaccgatttgagcatgcaccaaaaaaaaacatacttcaaaaactcttttcacctaccatatctctctttgtattataactagaaaatttatgaaggaacgagtctctttgtttttttataagctaaaaaaatattttatatagtttttttagttatatGCATAGCTTTTAatgtattcgcaaaaaaacgGTTCGAAAagatgtcatttttcaatgaaaatggccaattttcaaccacgaataactcagaaagtattaagttttcaaaagtaaattatagaacagtttttgcttcgaattaggttctctagccacttgcgtggttatttttatcaaaaaattgtccacccccgagaaggggtgggagccGCCCCTAATATAAAAGCGctatagtatatagggtagactttgtttcttgagctattccctacttactatgaaaatatcaagtaaatcgatgtagtaggatggaattcggagccaaataccctccctcattgaCTGCTCTACTTGGACTCAGTTTAATTTACGAAAAAGtaaaacaaacatttttattttattttaggttTAGGTTCAGTGGCCGTGTTTTGGGCCTAGCTCTAGTCCATCAGTACCTTCTAGATGCTTTCTTTACTAGACCTTTTTACAAAGCGTTGCTGAGGCTTCCCGTAGCGTTATCGGATCTAGAAAGCCTCGATTTTGAGTTTCACCAAAGCCTTCAGTGGATCAAAGAGCACGACGTATCCACTCAAGGAGAGTTAGAACTGACGTTCGCTGTAACTGAGGAGGTTTTTGGCCAGGTGTTAGAGAGAGAATTAAAACCTGGAGGGAGAAACGTGCCCGTGACTGAGAAAAACAAAAAGGTAAGTTGTACCTATATCAAAAAATTAGATGTTCATTTGAAGCAGATGAAAAACCAATCAAATAAAACTGTTAAAACTGTCTTTTAAATTCATTTctaatatttttgattatttttgtgtatttttaatattcttgCTTTCATGTATCCAAAAATCATGTATACAAGTAATTTCAAAATTATGTGCGTACATTATGTACGTACCAACATATCAAATCACTACTTTCTATTCACATACTCAAGATAGataaaaattcaatatttttactcATCCAACTTATGATTAAATTACTTGTTTATGCATATAATAGggcaaatcttttttttttttgtatcgaCATGACTTTGtcttttcaatgtgcctccagtaagttgtcgttccatcgttttggTGGTGTTCCCACTGTTCGTCTTCCTactggggaaccgtctctcgcctcCTTACTTtgactctatttgttgtcattcggcttatatgTGGTAATTGCATTCTACTCGTCTGTAGTTATTAATTTTTCTCCACTTAGTAATGTTCTTCACCTTGCGTCGTATATCTGTAcctctagctctgtcccatagtgtcttaccatcgatttttcgaaggacTTTCATCTCGGCTGTTTCAAGCAGTCTTGTCCTCTGTGTCAgctcgtgtttctgccgcgtatatcattattggtctgatgactgttttgtaaactctgcctttcatttcttttccaatatttttatttctccttattgtgtcattcaggcaacctgcggctctgtttgctctattcacttgatcttttacttctgtttcgagctttctgtaactagatagtgtgatgcaTAGATATTTAAACTGTATCATTTGTTCTATTATCTGTCCCTCcggctccaatttacatcttattggatttgctgttataaccatgcatttcgtattttttggtgaaattaacatgttaaatttgaaaaaaaattggaaaaaatcctttgtaaaagatataaaatttttataaaaaatgattttataaaaaaatcatcatcagtgttaaaacctaaaagtaagtataactGTTTTAATGAATGCAAAGttgatatttaaattttgactaaggttaagcaagttggttatacttacagatTGGATGCCACgatgccagctgagccaccaaatAAATATTggggtaaaaaccctttatatattatatagttgcattaaaggtgcatacttaaataaaaCACCATAGGATCGATATAGAtgaaacaggataatgcccttaggtaaggtatggaccttcccaacacgtgggatgtaaattgagttgtttacattacAATGATTGAATGGCAACCAAtaaactgtcaatacggatggaatggccccgtcccattcaaatagtgaagcaagattgacgccaacatacaagagagagacAGAAAAGAATCAGgtaaaatttgacaggccgtataatatatcaacttaaatcggggaaatggacctcatatttttttaacttggtatcagggctgataggcagtatttaaaaattaagttaaattaataaagtttaaaaaatatgaggTCTATTTTCTCCCCGATTtcagttgatataggcaactgaAATTACACCGCCTGTCAAATTTTACCTGaaaaattctctgtctctctaggacctctctcttttATGTTGGCGGCATTAATTTTCTTCATGCCtattccatcagtattgacagttcgttgataGCAACTAAATGCAAATTGAGTGTTGTTTCTGAAAGGCGTCAAAACTAAACTGACAATGTGACGTTGAGGATACCCAGTATTACTACAGCCAACTAATTgtaataaaagattttttttaaattataacagtaataataatcataaaaaaagttgtgatcaaaagaagaagaagaagatgtataatggaaaaatgtggtgagcaacttggatagTCCATAGCGGTCACCTGCAGCTTTTGAAATGAGTAGggagctgtggaagagtttgctatggaactctaaggacctcattgccttctttatgtatgaatagaaaacaaaaaagttgtgactggctaattgacacccaagtctatgccataaaacaaaaaaaaatttttggctataattacatttacctTAATTATGTAAAATGTGGAGTATAAAATGATTTTATAATGACAGTTGGGGTAAATAAAGAATTAGCCAGAATGTATGCAAACATCTATACTTAATTCAAAAAGAAGTTGAATTAATTAGCGAATAATGGATCCACTTATGTTAAAGAACATCTGGGACCAAATAATTATGTGAAAAATTTGCtaagatgttttatttatatgaattaGTTGATGATTgtggttcgtatttaaaattgaataaaaaattaaagtaGGTCTAACTGTGTTGATGAAAGTTTAATTTACCACGAATTAAAAAAGGGGGTTGTTGGTTTAATTGTAATTAATTGATGTGACAGAGTAAATTAGAGAGACTGTAATATGTGGGAGTCTGATATcaaagtagtgttgaaattaagataagtAGTATAAGTCGAAGGAGAAGACTGTTGATACAATGACATGTAGGTTGATTGGTTATAGATAGAGTTATGTGACCTTCAATTCTCATTTCTTAAATTGAGGGAAATGTGtgaaatatatttttgaagtagACATTAGTTTATAAAAGGAAAAGATGTAtctaatcaaattattttgattgtgGGAAGGAAATCTCATTGAGTGTTGAGGTCTTACAAATGAGAATTGAAGATCACATAACTCTATCTATAACCAATCAACCTACATATCATTGTATCATAATAGTTTTCTCCTTCGACTTATACTAGttatcttaatttcaacactactttgATATCAGACTCCCACATATTACAGTCTCTCTAATTTACTCTGTCACATCAATTAATTACAATTAAACCAACAACCCCCTTTTTAATTCGTAGTAAATTAAACTTTCATCAATACAGTTAGACCtactttaattttttattcaattttaaatacgaaccacAATCATCAACtaattcatataaataaaacatttagcAAATTTTTCACATAATTATTTGGTCCCAGATGTTCTTTAACATAAGTGGATCCATTATTCGCTAattaattcaacttttttttgaaTAAGTATAGATGTTTGCATACATTCTGGCTAATTCTTTATTTACACCAACTGTCATTATAAAATCATTTTATACTCCACATCTTACATAATTAAGGTAAATGcaattatagccacaactttgtcgatgtttgttattactgttataattaaaaaaaaatcttttattacAATTAGTTGGCTGTATTAATACTGGGTAACCTCAACGTCACATTGTCAGTTTagttttgacacctttcagaaacaacACTCAACGACTCAACTCGCATTTAGTTGACATTAAATCATTGTAATGTAAAGAACTCAATTtacatcccacgtgttgggaaggtccttaccttacctaagggcattatcctgtttaaTAAGTTTCTATCCTAAGGAGttttatttaagtatgcacctttaatgcaactaaatatgtaatatttaaagggtttttaccctaatgtttctttggtggctcagctggcatccaaCCTGTAAGTATTACCAACTTGctttaaccttagtcaaaatttaaatatcaaCTTTGCAATTAACTATTTAcctagatgggaaataagccacaattaaattgaaaaaataattttattaacgtttcgacgcctaaATCGGGTgtctttgtcaaaatacaaaatactacgaAGTATTATACTAGTTAATCATAAacatgccacaaggaaatagcttcagagaACACCATCAACTTTGCATTCATTAAAATGGTTACctatacttacttttaggttttaacactgatgaggatttttttataaaatcgaaaacgttctgtgatgtagcccttaaagggaattgtaataaaaattgtataccttttacaaaggattttttccaatttttgtgatttatggtatacagccaactacaggaaacttttttcttttccttgtggattatgTTAAATTTGGTTAAAAAAGAGCAATGGCAAagacaattaaataaaacacatGAAATGCATAGAACTGAGGATATTTATGAAAAAGATCTGCAGAAAATACATAATGGGTTGAAAACAGGGTAGGGGAGGTAGTGGTGTTAGTACAACTGAATTAAATTAAGCTAGAGATAAAATCATTAACAAACAATTAAACTTTATTATGATTTAATTGAAAACTAACAGTGGTACACAAATTCCAAAGGCGGTATATCAGGATCTACGTTAACagcttttattttgttattattttcaataattttactAAAATCTAAATCTCCTACTTCATCTTTCACTTCTAAATACTCATTTTTAGATTCTTTTCTCTCCGGTTGAAACTTCTGTAAAACTTTTTTTTCCTTGTGCAATGGTTCCTTATAATTTGCTTTGGTTAGCTTCAGAACCAGATGTCCCGTAGTTTGAGATCTCTGGGCAGTACTTTTCTCAACCAATATTTCTTCAGGAAAtactatttgaaatattttttccttaACAGTTATTTTAACATATATCGGCTGCAGATCTACATTGATAAGATTAGTGTCCAAAAATTTATACACTGACACATCCAAAGTGAACTGCCTTGGATCTTCGTCGTTAAAAGTAAAATCCAGCTTAGCTTGGTTAACATTGAGTGGTCTGCCTTCTTTATTAAATAGTTTTAGACGTATTTTAGGAGTTTCTTCAGAAACGTTACAGACATCTTTATCTTTTTTACTTTGTCTATGTGCCATTTCTATTCTGGTTTCTGGACAATGCTCACTAGTCATCTTCCAAAATTCATCGTTTGAAATACCTGCAATTAAATATTTGGTTACACATGATTTGGTGGCACATTAAATTCTTAAAATATTATTCTTAAATAAGATGGACACAGACTCGAAACCatcttatttataaaatattaaatttgcccTTTATATTATAAAGCTGAAATAGTACTGAACCTGTTTAAATCTGCGGTGAATAAAATATGGTAAATTTATTGGATAAAAAGGATAAGTTAGTaaggaacaaaaaaatatattaacagGAAATTATATCTTAAAATGACACATATAGAATCTTCTCGTTATTGGGGAATcgtatatacagtcggaaaaatgatagaatacccatgaactaacatataaaacaccctgtattttcctgtcactgtgtcacaaagaaaattgtccagtgcaagtacatgtaacaataattagtacatgtacttgcgctggccaattttttgtgttacaccttgacaggaaaatacagcgtgttttgtatgttcgttcatgggtattctttcttattttcctactgtatttattttttacaaaaaaaaatagcaaaagtccttaaaaaatagtaaattacacaCCTCAATATAATAGAAATAAGCAAAACTATTTTGATTAGCTTTAATTCAAAACTACCAAAAAGCAGGTGAAAAACACCGCATTGGCAAAATTATACGTTATACTGTACAAATTGtataaattgtttaaatacaGACCTGTATAATCTATCTGGTTCATCCTTTCTCTCTGTTCTTGCCTCCATTTAAAATACTTCACTTGAGCTTGACGAATGTTTTTCTCTGTCTGTTCTAGAAGTTGTTGGGATTTAATTCTTTCGcttttgctaatttctctggagTCCAGATTTTTCAGTTGTGGCAATGTAGCTACTACATAATTTCTGTAACCCTCGTAATCACAGCAGGGGTTTCCAGTTAAGTGTAGCTCCCTTAAGTGAATGTTGTGCCTAAGATTACAAACACTTTCCAAATCTCCTATAAAATTTAAGGTCAAATCCAATTTTTCTAGCGATTCACACTTTTCTAAATTTTCTatcttttcaatattattaatggcTAAGTTTAAATACTGCAGTTTCTTTAACTTATTTACATTTTCTATTTTTGATATCAGGTTTGCTtgtaaatataaaatttgtaagtCTTTACACCAATTGTtaagattttctattttttcaacGTCTTCTTGATGGAGCGATAACTCTTCAAGCGTGCCAATTATTTTCTCATTGTGTTCTGCTTTTTTTCTTACCAAATCTTCTGTAATTTTAACCATCTTAATGTCGAATAATTGTCACAGACTGAATTAAAAGCATTGTTTCAGTATTATATCAATACTAGTGtcgcttagcaacaacatgtaaAAGTACCTGAAATATAAGGGCAGACCATTATTAATTGAAAATACGAGGATGGTCTAATAATCAATAAGTTATTGTCTAATAGGAAAAAGACCAGATAATGAACTCCTTGAAATTCCTCATTCCGTCATTCAAAATACCATCAAAGAATTTTCAATAGGAATATGGCTCGAAAGATGGAAGAAACTGGACAACAACCAACTACAACGTATCAAcccaaaggaccccgcagaaaccttatgggaaatggctctctgtcaaatgctctgaaactttgggttctggtagtccttgacgagtagaacaaaagactcaatgggcgcgtagctccaaaaaatcatagttttaagatataagcctctgaagttatagatacagtgaggacgtttgagttggaataaattcattttctcgagaacggtcgactctggagataaattacgaatcagatcgatttttatttttaaactataattttttggcatatatatcatactagtgacgtcatcaatctgggagtgatgacgcaatcgatgatttttttaaataagaataggggtggtgtgatagctcatttgaaaggttattcaattctctattcaatagtataaacattaacataattatttatacagggtgcctaaaaaattttttttaatacaattaattgagaaaaaaagaagaatgtatataatttatttaattcgaaatacattttactgttgtcccaaaacaggaaaaaatgtttatttgataaacaaatattgtttttcgcttaaattcaatactaAAGATGCCACctacctgcctcttagcagtttaaacattttaatttagcgaaaagcaatgtttatttttcaaattaatattttttctgttttctgacagcagtaaaatgtatttggaattaaataaattatatacattcttctttttgtctcaattaatttaattcaaaaaaaattttgggccccctgtataaataattatgttaatgtttctattagtgaatagagaattaaaaacctttcaaatgagctatcacacggcccctattcttatttaaaaaaatcatcgattgcgtcatcagacccagatggatgacgtcactagtatgagatatatgccaaaaaattataacataaaaataaaaatcaacctgattcgtaatttatctccagattcgtacattctcgagaaaattattttattccaactcaaacttcctcactgtacctataacttcagaggcttatatcttaaaaccatgattttttcgAGCTACgtgcccattgagtcttttgttctacacatcaaggactaccagaacccaaagattcagagcatttgacagagagccatttcccatatggtttctgcggggtcctttgtcaCCAAAAGGGATAATGCCACAAAAACGACGAGATCATCATGCAACACCGCTTGAGAATAGGACATACCAGATTAACCCACCAGTACCTAATGAAGAAAGAGCAACAAAAATTATGCTATGTTTGCGATGTTCCTTTGACAATCAAACAGATTATTTTTAATTGCCCACTCTATTACCTGGAACGATTTCAAAGTGATTTACCAAGTGATCTGAAAAGATTCTGAAAAGTGACGTTTATGACCTTACCAAATTGTACAAACTGATATGAAAATGGACTTAAATcctcatattttgtaattaattataagCTAACATCTGATTTTATGTACAACTCTCCTCCGCCAATAACCATTCATGGTTGACGCGATTTACTTCATAAAAAAGACaattatttctttaaaaaaaaaccacagtataaagaggaaaAACTTAAGAAAgtatcaaaaacgtcaacaaaggaagaggatacagaattGAAAACAaagaagtagaaatgaagttgaaaAAGGatgagatgagagtactgagaagaattacagaaaatacgcttagagatcgaaagaggagtgaaa encodes:
- the LOC114331286 gene encoding protein tilB-like — its product is MVKITEDLVRKKAEHNEKIIGTLEELSLHQEDVEKIENLNNWCKDLQILYLQANLISKIENVNKLKKLQYLNLAINNIEKIENLEKCESLEKLDLTLNFIGDLESVCNLRHNIHLRELHLTGNPCCDYEGYRNYVVATLPQLKNLDSREISKSERIKSQQLLEQTEKNIRQAQVKYFKWRQEQRERMNQIDYTGISNDEFWKMTSEHCPETRIEMAHRQSKKDKDVCNVSEETPKIRLKLFNKEGRPLNVNQAKLDFTFNDEDPRQFTLDVSVYKFLDTNLINVDLQPIYVKITVKEKIFQIVFPEEILVEKSTAQRSQTTGHLVLKLTKANYKEPLHKEKKVLQKFQPERKESKNEYLEVKDEVGDLDFSKIIENNNKIKAVNVDPDIPPLEFVYHC